One window from the genome of Rufibacter tibetensis encodes:
- a CDS encoding YqiA/YcfP family alpha/beta fold hydrolase — protein sequence MKKNILYLHGYKGSLTPSKQIILEDYGHVVAPAIVYDHPGYFRKLTVLASSADIIIGSSFGGHTAHLLSLLYNKPALLFNPAFVTKSPVPDLSGLAIPKTKTSHSSIVLGKLDDVIIYKDNLKFVTNNLHLEDVRIIEVDDLEHRIPDDVFAEQVAVFMEART from the coding sequence ATGAAGAAAAACATACTATACTTACATGGCTATAAGGGCTCTCTTACACCTTCCAAACAAATTATCCTGGAGGACTATGGTCATGTGGTAGCTCCTGCCATAGTGTATGATCATCCTGGCTACTTTAGAAAACTAACCGTTCTGGCGAGCAGTGCAGATATCATTATTGGATCCAGTTTTGGCGGGCACACAGCACACTTACTTTCCTTATTATACAATAAGCCAGCCCTTCTCTTTAATCCGGCTTTTGTAACTAAATCTCCTGTCCCTGACCTTAGCGGTTTGGCTATACCCAAAACTAAAACCAGCCATTCCAGCATTGTGCTGGGTAAACTGGACGATGTTATCATCTATAAAGACAACCTAAAGTTTGTAACCAATAATTTACACTTGGAAGATGTTAGAATAATAGAAGTTGATGATCTGGAACACCGCATTCCGGATGATGTCTTCGCTGAGCAGGTGGCCGTGTTTATGGAAGCCAGGACTTGA
- a CDS encoding archaemetzincin has translation MKLDIQRLLQNSIVIKHLLPLVLLFVTFLTSCKEPGLSGLLDVFYKREKVLYLTTMGPVSPEKVKDAARVIEKFYGFRVKNIGGNKLPEEAYCSGRKRYVALRVLDHLKGMDPGDLFHYNYKVLALTEKDIETEDGNVHWGVMGLAFLGGDEGIVSGFRMKARFRKVVLHEVGHMLGVDHCSFEVTACFMNDAKGKGTIVDRTKFYLCDGCRDNMSF, from the coding sequence TTGAAACTTGATATTCAAAGATTACTGCAAAACAGTATAGTGATAAAGCATTTATTACCCTTGGTGTTGCTATTTGTTACCTTCCTTACCTCCTGTAAAGAGCCAGGCCTCTCCGGTTTACTTGATGTCTTTTATAAAAGGGAAAAGGTTCTCTACCTGACCACCATGGGACCTGTCTCACCGGAGAAAGTGAAAGATGCGGCCAGGGTGATAGAGAAATTCTATGGATTCAGGGTGAAGAATATTGGAGGAAACAAACTGCCCGAAGAGGCATACTGTTCAGGGCGGAAAAGATATGTTGCCCTGCGCGTCCTTGATCATCTTAAAGGCATGGATCCGGGTGACCTGTTTCACTATAATTACAAGGTGCTGGCATTAACAGAAAAGGACATTGAGACAGAAGATGGAAATGTTCACTGGGGAGTGATGGGCCTGGCATTTTTAGGGGGTGATGAAGGCATTGTGTCCGGTTTCAGGATGAAAGCCAGATTCAGAAAAGTGGTCTTACATGAGGTTGGCCATATGCTGGGAGTTGACCACTGTTCCTTTGAGGTGACCGCCTGTTTTATGAACGACGCGAAGGGCAAAGGGACCATCGTTGACAGAACAAAATTTTACCTCTGCGATGGGTGCAGGGATAATATGAGTTTTTAG